One segment of Desulfonauticus submarinus DNA contains the following:
- the flgL gene encoding flagellar hook-associated protein FlgL — MRVSQRDLFTTFINQFHYSTSKLVELNKKAASQKQVNKPSDNPIGMTRILDYRDSIAALAQYKKNIDTAKGWLNLSDETLMQVNNILIRLKEISEQGATGTLTKEQRQGLAYEARQLFSQLVNLSNTEYEGKSIFAGHKVNEDAFVEGLWLTSNKNDNVDGFINSISGNSSKTVLVQFLTDGVIGTNAINYRYSEDGGDTWQTGTIAAGSTTLNLGDIQVDFTAGYTVQANSLTDYNDDSGTWLWVRPTAIYQGDVEEDKVVDLYAQNTALTAQAYGNFDKNLNIRIDDITGTTITYSYSTDGGNNWTTGNTTDNTTFLVPGGRVEVNSQANLTVGDQLIVRPEMAKIEVEISASEKVQINHVGKDIFGGIYQNEVVFSGAGKNVFETVGKLVGFLETNNQSGIQEALENLNDSLNHISNQLASIGARENRLEVAGNILSGLSINEKERLSKIEDADVAELMTQLANQQIIYEAVLKSSSMIMRMSLVNYI, encoded by the coding sequence ATGAGAGTTTCACAAAGAGACCTTTTTACAACTTTTATTAATCAATTTCATTATTCTACTTCCAAATTAGTAGAATTAAATAAAAAAGCAGCTAGCCAAAAACAGGTAAATAAACCTTCAGATAATCCAATAGGTATGACTAGAATACTTGATTATAGAGATTCCATTGCAGCTCTTGCTCAATATAAAAAAAATATTGATACAGCTAAGGGTTGGCTAAATTTAAGCGATGAAACTTTAATGCAGGTTAATAATATACTTATTAGGTTAAAAGAGATATCAGAACAAGGGGCTACAGGCACTCTTACAAAAGAACAACGGCAGGGATTAGCGTATGAAGCTAGGCAGTTGTTTAGTCAATTAGTTAATCTTTCAAATACAGAATATGAAGGCAAGTCTATTTTTGCTGGTCATAAAGTAAATGAAGATGCTTTTGTGGAAGGATTGTGGCTTACCTCTAATAAAAATGATAATGTAGATGGCTTTATAAATTCTATAAGTGGAAATTCATCTAAAACAGTGTTGGTTCAATTTTTAACCGATGGAGTTATAGGAACAAATGCAATTAATTATAGATATTCTGAAGATGGAGGAGATACTTGGCAAACAGGAACTATAGCGGCAGGAAGCACTACGTTAAACTTAGGTGATATACAAGTGGATTTTACAGCAGGTTATACTGTACAAGCTAACTCGTTGACTGATTATAATGATGATTCTGGAACGTGGCTTTGGGTTAGGCCTACAGCAATTTACCAAGGAGATGTTGAAGAAGATAAAGTAGTGGACTTATATGCTCAAAATACTGCTTTAACTGCTCAAGCTTATGGGAATTTTGATAAAAATTTAAATATAAGAATAGATGACATAACAGGGACTACTATAACATATTCTTATTCTACAGATGGAGGAAATAATTGGACTACAGGAAATACTACAGATAACACAACCTTTCTTGTTCCTGGCGGAAGAGTAGAGGTTAATAGTCAAGCTAACCTTACGGTTGGAGATCAGTTAATTGTACGGCCTGAAATGGCTAAAATAGAAGTTGAAATTTCTGCTAGTGAAAAGGTTCAGATTAATCATGTGGGGAAAGATATCTTTGGTGGTATTTACCAAAATGAAGTAGTTTTTAGTGGAGCAGGGAAAAATGTATTTGAAACTGTAGGAAAACTAGTTGGTTTTTTAGAAACTAATAACCAATCTGGCATTCAAGAGGCACTTGAAAATCTTAATGACAGTTTAAATCATATTTCTAACCAATTAGCTTCTATTGGGGCAAGGGAAAATAGATTAGAAGTAGCAGGTAATATATTATCTGGGCTTTCTATAAATGAAAAAGAGAGATTGAGTAAAATAGAAGATGCTGATGTGGCAGAATTAATGACTCAACTTGCAAATCAGCAAATCATTTATGAGGCTGTTTTAAAATCTTCTTCAATGATTATGAGAATGAGTTTAGTAAATTATATTTAA
- a CDS encoding nuclease-related domain-containing protein, protein MLIKSRDSKEKDLKLLRQLLKYNLTEEQRSSIKKQILILEKGLKTEDEAAYYINFYYENSKNWIVIHDLRLELKGKVAQIDHILINRFFDIYVLESKFYKYGIKITDNGEFEVFYKNKSIGIPSPIEQNKRHIKLLADFIDSYDLLPRRAGVKIKPRFFSYILISPNSTIKRPPKKLFDTSTIIKADTLEAIIDKQIDKQSTIECLGLALKTHTLSDIEKFAKKLVSFHSPININWFKKFNIKLTKNTDNPKNKKYFCARCKCDISEKEAFFCWNNKEIFKGKAYCLACQRYYKKH, encoded by the coding sequence ATGTTAATAAAAAGTAGAGACTCAAAAGAAAAAGATTTAAAGCTTTTAAGACAATTACTAAAATATAACTTAACAGAAGAACAACGCAGCAGTATAAAAAAACAGATTCTAATCCTAGAAAAAGGATTAAAAACAGAAGATGAAGCAGCATACTATATTAACTTTTATTATGAAAATTCTAAAAACTGGATAGTTATTCATGATTTAAGACTAGAATTAAAAGGCAAAGTAGCCCAAATAGATCATATTCTTATAAATAGATTTTTCGATATTTATGTTTTAGAGTCTAAATTTTATAAATATGGGATAAAAATTACAGACAATGGAGAATTTGAAGTTTTTTATAAAAATAAATCTATTGGTATCCCATCTCCTATTGAACAAAATAAGAGACATATTAAACTTTTAGCAGATTTTATTGATTCCTATGATTTATTACCTAGACGTGCTGGAGTAAAAATAAAACCTAGGTTCTTTAGTTATATCTTAATTTCTCCTAATTCTACAATCAAACGTCCTCCTAAAAAATTATTTGATACTAGTACAATAATAAAAGCAGATACATTAGAAGCGATAATAGATAAACAAATTGATAAACAATCTACAATAGAATGTCTAGGATTGGCTCTAAAAACACACACTCTTTCTGATATAGAAAAATTTGCTAAAAAATTAGTTTCCTTTCATTCTCCAATAAATATAAATTGGTTTAAAAAATTTAATATAAAATTAACTAAAAACACAGATAATCCAAAAAATAAGAAATATTTTTGTGCTAGATGTAAGTGTGACATTTCGGAAAAAGAAGCATTTTTTTGCTGGAATAATAAAGAAATCTTTAAAGGAAAAGCTTATTGTTTAGCTTGTCAACGATATTATAAAAAACACTAA
- the flgM gene encoding flagellar biosynthesis anti-sigma factor FlgM, producing MQIKNLLDKIDNYRQEEIKEKQKKETLQKLKSQKNDTISISPKAKLFATILKEAKNAPEVRIAKIEKLKEQIHTGQYHPDPQKIAQKILEEDHQLWD from the coding sequence ATGCAAATAAAAAATTTGTTAGATAAAATAGATAATTATAGACAAGAAGAAATAAAAGAAAAACAAAAAAAAGAGACTTTACAAAAGTTAAAAAGTCAAAAAAACGACACCATCTCTATTTCTCCAAAAGCGAAATTATTTGCTACTATTTTAAAAGAAGCCAAAAATGCACCTGAAGTAAGAATAGCCAAAATAGAAAAGCTTAAAGAACAAATCCATACAGGCCAATACCACCCAGATCCTCAAAAGATCGCCCAAAAAATATTAGAAGAAGACCACCAACTTTGGGATTAA
- the flgK gene encoding flagellar hook-associated protein FlgK, with protein MPGINSILDIGRQALFAHQSAIEVIGNNIANANTPGYRRQEVRLEEAMAIDFYPGQLGTGVKAKEVFRHFDAFIEEQYNTRASLRELYDKLHEALQNVEILFKEGEDGGINKALAKFFSDWQELSQRPEDTSTRAALLGDTQNLLNAIHLTSDDLNKLQQQMDDFIEQDVDRVNEILKEIASINGKITVHEEPGKNNANELRDKRDALVRELAEKLDINYIDNGLGRVIITTKAGHTLVDGTSYFEIKFESPKVLTSLVPGSTFTDSIYYEGSSDYEYTVKVVTAGAANGTAQFKVSIDGGKTFLKDEDGNDIVYTADSYANRITLPNGDITIWFGDSSNSQNPATSNLSVGDTFTIIPKKGLYWYENSSSFMNITPQVMPDGSFNTRRVQGGSLGGYFSFRDSYVGKYKEKLDAFAKAIVWEVNRIHSQGAGLDKYTYANGTYGVTNTSIALGNYASGLSFGNKLQEGNLSLFVYDNSGNLVANGPLDFDNATAGIQNFDPNNHSLEDVRDAINNTFGTYISASIVDNKLVLQANTNYSFVFGEDTSGLLSALGINTYFQGNGANDIALNDFIRNNISYINAGHVNGAGEVNYGDNYIALQIAELAHKNVDIYTTIEGTTSQTLQEYYNSLVGNVGADTEMSEFNYNYNKTLADDLNSRQEEVSGVNMDEEMTNLIKFQNSYAAAAKLINVANEMVQTLISLR; from the coding sequence ATGCCTGGAATCAATTCAATTTTAGATATAGGCAGACAAGCATTATTTGCTCATCAATCTGCAATTGAGGTTATAGGCAATAATATAGCAAATGCCAATACCCCTGGATATAGACGACAAGAAGTGCGTCTAGAAGAAGCTATGGCTATAGATTTTTATCCTGGCCAACTAGGAACAGGGGTAAAAGCTAAAGAAGTTTTTAGACATTTTGATGCATTTATAGAAGAACAGTATAATACAAGAGCTTCTTTGAGAGAACTTTATGATAAACTACACGAGGCACTACAAAATGTAGAGATTTTATTTAAAGAAGGAGAAGATGGAGGTATTAATAAAGCTTTAGCTAAATTTTTTAGTGATTGGCAAGAGTTGAGTCAAAGACCAGAAGATACCAGTACAAGAGCAGCTCTTCTTGGAGATACGCAAAACTTATTAAATGCAATTCATCTTACTTCAGATGATTTAAATAAACTGCAACAACAAATGGATGATTTTATAGAACAAGATGTTGATAGAGTAAATGAAATTTTAAAAGAAATAGCAAGTATAAATGGTAAAATTACAGTTCATGAAGAACCAGGTAAGAATAATGCTAATGAACTTAGAGATAAAAGAGATGCGCTTGTTAGAGAGTTAGCAGAAAAGTTAGATATTAATTATATTGATAATGGTCTTGGAAGAGTAATTATTACAACCAAAGCAGGCCATACTTTAGTTGATGGTACAAGCTATTTTGAAATAAAATTTGAGTCTCCAAAGGTGCTTACTTCTTTAGTCCCTGGCTCAACTTTTACTGATAGCATTTATTATGAAGGGAGTTCAGATTATGAATATACGGTAAAAGTTGTCACTGCTGGAGCTGCTAATGGAACTGCACAATTTAAAGTTTCTATTGATGGAGGAAAAACTTTTTTAAAAGATGAAGATGGGAACGATATTGTTTATACAGCAGATAGTTATGCGAATAGAATAACCTTACCTAATGGAGATATTACTATTTGGTTTGGCGATTCTAGTAATAGTCAAAACCCTGCTACTAGTAATTTGAGTGTTGGCGATACCTTTACAATTATTCCTAAAAAAGGATTGTATTGGTATGAAAATTCTTCTAGTTTTATGAACATAACTCCTCAGGTAATGCCAGATGGCTCATTTAATACTAGAAGAGTTCAAGGAGGAAGTTTAGGTGGGTATTTTTCTTTTAGAGATTCTTATGTAGGTAAATACAAAGAAAAATTAGATGCTTTTGCTAAGGCAATTGTATGGGAAGTAAATAGAATACATTCTCAGGGTGCTGGATTAGATAAATATACTTATGCTAATGGAACATATGGAGTAACTAATACGAGTATTGCTTTAGGAAATTATGCCTCAGGACTTAGTTTTGGTAATAAACTGCAAGAGGGCAATTTATCTTTATTTGTATATGATAATTCTGGTAATTTAGTTGCAAATGGTCCTTTGGATTTTGATAATGCCACTGCAGGAATTCAAAATTTTGATCCTAATAATCATTCTTTAGAGGATGTGAGAGATGCGATTAATAATACTTTTGGTACTTATATCTCAGCGAGTATTGTAGATAATAAGTTGGTATTACAAGCAAATACAAATTATTCTTTTGTTTTTGGTGAGGATACATCTGGTTTGTTATCTGCCTTAGGAATAAATACTTATTTCCAAGGAAATGGGGCAAATGATATTGCTTTAAATGATTTTATACGAAATAATATTTCTTATATAAATGCAGGTCATGTAAATGGAGCAGGAGAAGTAAATTATGGAGATAATTATATTGCCTTACAGATTGCAGAACTAGCACATAAAAATGTTGATATATATACTACAATAGAAGGAACTACTTCTCAGACTTTGCAGGAATATTATAATAGTTTGGTAGGAAATGTAGGGGCAGATACAGAAATGAGTGAATTTAATTATAATTATAATAAAACCTTAGCTGATGACTTAAATAGCAGACAAGAAGAGGTTTCTGGTGTTAATATGGATGAGGAAATGACAAATTTAATTAAATTTCAAAATTCTTATGCTGCAGCTGCAAAGTTGATTAATGTAGCTAATGAAATGGTTCAAACACTTATTAGTTTAAGGTAG
- a CDS encoding divergent polysaccharide deacetylase family protein — protein MPKKTTKKRKKTTKTRKKKKQQISFSPLLFILILIAGLSALGAYFIFTRLSLTKTPTPKQIKSINASHTKIKKKHLKIQSNKNKKHSYQQYEEEQRKENEFNIKINKVDLLLIQNLYQTNQKKVRIISHKSKLRYIHNNPYKFQEIILYVPNAQKFINNFKKDLKLVAPFASIKKMDSSIYYLLINGILTHRIVLKTKKIIPTKKAKMALIIDDIGRSIKKATQLLNLDLNITLSLLPYAPYTSKISHLAMLKEQDVMLHLPMEPEGYPISANPGPGALFVNMSPQDLQITFLQDLNLVPNAVGVNNHMGSRFTAFNQGMKIIFKEIKKRNLFFLDSLTTPKSVSRKLARELNIAYLRRDIFLDNVQDEKAILFQLHKAEAIALKKGFVIAIGHPYPVTISTLSAWKNTKNSHIQLIKVKKLTSIHTF, from the coding sequence ATGCCTAAAAAAACTACTAAAAAAAGAAAAAAAACAACAAAAACTCGAAAAAAGAAAAAACAACAAATTTCTTTTTCTCCTTTACTCTTTATCCTAATCTTAATAGCCGGCCTATCTGCTTTAGGAGCATATTTTATTTTCACAAGATTATCTTTAACAAAAACGCCAACCCCGAAACAAATTAAGTCTATAAATGCCAGTCATACTAAAATTAAGAAAAAACATCTAAAAATACAAAGCAATAAAAATAAAAAACATTCTTATCAACAATATGAAGAAGAGCAAAGAAAAGAAAATGAGTTCAATATAAAAATTAATAAAGTTGATTTATTATTAATTCAAAACCTATATCAAACAAATCAAAAAAAAGTTAGAATTATATCGCATAAATCTAAATTAAGATATATCCATAACAATCCATATAAATTCCAAGAAATAATACTATATGTACCTAATGCTCAAAAATTTATAAATAATTTTAAGAAAGATTTAAAACTAGTTGCTCCATTTGCTTCTATCAAAAAAATGGATTCTTCAATATATTACCTTTTAATCAATGGTATCCTAACGCACAGGATAGTTTTAAAAACAAAAAAAATAATCCCAACTAAAAAAGCTAAAATGGCATTAATTATAGACGATATCGGTAGAAGCATAAAAAAAGCTACCCAACTATTAAACTTAGATCTAAATATAACTTTATCTCTTTTACCATATGCTCCATATACTTCTAAAATATCTCATCTTGCTATGTTAAAGGAACAAGATGTAATGCTTCATTTACCTATGGAACCCGAAGGCTATCCAATTTCAGCTAATCCTGGACCTGGAGCATTATTTGTAAACATGTCTCCCCAAGATTTACAAATCACTTTTTTACAAGATCTAAATTTAGTTCCAAATGCAGTGGGAGTAAATAACCATATGGGATCAAGGTTTACAGCCTTTAACCAAGGAATGAAAATAATTTTTAAAGAAATAAAAAAAAGAAATTTGTTCTTTTTAGATAGTCTTACTACTCCCAAAAGTGTTAGTCGAAAACTTGCTCGAGAGTTAAATATAGCTTATTTGAGACGAGATATTTTTTTAGATAATGTTCAAGATGAAAAAGCTATTTTATTTCAACTTCACAAAGCTGAAGCAATTGCCTTAAAAAAAGGTTTTGTTATAGCAATTGGACATCCTTATCCTGTCACCATTTCTACCCTTTCTGCCTGGAAAAATACAAAAAATTCTCACATTCAATTAATTAAAGTAAAAAAATTAACTTCTATCCATACCTTTTAG
- the flgN gene encoding flagellar export chaperone FlgN codes for MLKEKLYRIRQALNLLLEMLEEEFSCLKNRKMDKIADLEVCIQGLLEQLNREKQEFIIIARKKGFDSVFKFFNNLGQIDKYSVLLTDIKQKEQKIKILSAKNNALAVALANQTANMLNFLQTKIKESNPENPVYTNGGKLVGRPNINLRG; via the coding sequence ATGTTAAAAGAGAAGCTGTATAGGATAAGGCAGGCCTTAAATTTATTGTTAGAAATGTTAGAGGAAGAATTTTCCTGTTTAAAAAATAGAAAAATGGATAAAATTGCCGATTTAGAGGTATGTATTCAGGGATTGTTGGAGCAATTAAATCGAGAAAAACAAGAATTTATAATAATTGCTAGAAAAAAAGGTTTTGATTCTGTTTTTAAATTTTTTAATAACCTTGGCCAAATAGATAAATATTCTGTTTTGCTTACTGATATTAAACAAAAAGAGCAGAAAATAAAGATATTAAGTGCTAAAAATAACGCCTTAGCTGTTGCTTTAGCTAATCAAACGGCTAATATGCTTAATTTTTTACAAACTAAAATAAAGGAAAGTAATCCAGAAAATCCTGTTTATACAAATGGGGGAAAACTTGTGGGACGACCAAATATTAATCTGAGAGGATAA
- a CDS encoding DVU0524 family FlgM-associated protein — MTISPYLTKNVLSEYIKELNHGRRIARLRRLLRQAGHDIVEVSPEAKRRQMIEQIAREIIENLLTSENNHPIVLEIKADLEKKMNQKFIFKYPPPNGDDIHILKEEKNGPVELLPKEREQILQKLWEITIKKVNETMI, encoded by the coding sequence ATGACCATAAGTCCATATTTGACCAAAAACGTCTTAAGCGAATACATTAAAGAACTTAATCATGGACGTAGAATAGCAAGATTAAGACGACTTTTGCGTCAGGCAGGTCATGATATAGTGGAAGTATCTCCAGAAGCAAAACGACGCCAGATGATAGAACAAATTGCCAGAGAAATTATAGAAAATTTACTAACTTCAGAAAACAACCACCCTATAGTTTTAGAAATAAAAGCCGATTTAGAAAAAAAGATGAATCAAAAATTTATTTTTAAATATCCTCCTCCAAATGGAGATGATATTCATATTTTAAAAGAAGAAAAAAATGGCCCAGTAGAACTTTTACCTAAAGAGAGGGAACAAATCTTGCAGAAACTCTGGGAAATAACTATAAAAAAAGTTAATGAAACTATGATCTAG
- the csrA gene encoding carbon storage regulator CsrA, giving the protein MLILSRKIGESLHIGDNIKITVLECRGKTVKLGIEVPDDVTVFREEVYKRILEENKKSLLIDKDDFYKVIRLWDK; this is encoded by the coding sequence ATGCTTATTTTATCAAGAAAAATTGGAGAAAGTCTTCATATTGGGGATAATATTAAGATAACTGTTTTAGAATGTAGAGGAAAAACAGTTAAATTAGGAATCGAAGTCCCTGACGATGTTACTGTATTTAGAGAAGAAGTATATAAGCGTATTTTAGAGGAAAATAAGAAATCATTGTTAATAGATAAGGATGATTTTTATAAGGTAATAAGATTATGGGACAAATAG
- the ndk gene encoding nucleoside-diphosphate kinase has translation MVERTLSIIKPDAVQRNLVGEILTMIQKAGLKIVALKMLYLTKKQAEGFYKVHQDKPFFDSLTDFMSSGPIVVSVLEGENAIENYRKLMGATNPENAEEGTIRKKFALDIEKNSVHGSDSIENAKTEIAYFFNELEIVG, from the coding sequence ATGGTAGAAAGAACTTTATCTATTATCAAACCAGATGCAGTGCAAAGGAATCTAGTTGGCGAAATCTTAACCATGATTCAAAAAGCAGGACTAAAAATTGTGGCTCTCAAAATGCTATATTTAACCAAAAAACAAGCTGAAGGTTTTTATAAAGTACATCAAGATAAACCTTTTTTTGATAGTTTAACAGATTTTATGTCCTCAGGTCCAATTGTTGTATCTGTACTAGAAGGCGAAAATGCAATAGAAAACTATCGTAAACTTATGGGAGCCACTAACCCTGAAAATGCAGAAGAAGGAACTATTCGCAAAAAATTTGCTTTAGATATTGAAAAAAATTCTGTTCATGGCTCCGATAGCATAGAAAATGCTAAAACTGAAATAGCTTATTTTTTTAATGAACTAGAAATAGTAGGATAA
- a CDS encoding peptidoglycan DD-metalloendopeptidase family protein, translated as MSINYFQNLQFVALQKLDDSSLKNRLVKLKTKNAKVEKLKQACNDFEAIFLQKMWEQMRKTVPKEGYLHSKEEDMYLSLFDQELGKVLAKSGGIGLANLMFEQLKEKLDQQEDKVENKVHIKQGDNSLSSLDNKIERLAKKIELKHQPGKGGIPRLGGIKKISFLDLKEDNFIWPVNGRISSGFGWRLDPFTATRAWHSGVDIAVPIGTEVRACMSGKVVFAGEKSGYGNLVIIKHKNGIASYYAHNSKLLVEKGQFVRFGQKIALSGDSGRSTGPHLHFELRNGDIALNPLKFKTFLLAKKE; from the coding sequence AGGCTTGTAAAATTAAAAACTAAAAATGCTAAAGTAGAAAAGTTAAAACAGGCGTGTAATGATTTTGAGGCAATTTTTCTACAAAAGATGTGGGAACAAATGCGTAAAACTGTTCCTAAAGAAGGGTATTTACATAGTAAAGAAGAAGATATGTATCTGAGCTTGTTTGATCAAGAATTAGGCAAAGTGTTAGCTAAGAGTGGAGGAATAGGTTTAGCAAATTTAATGTTTGAGCAGTTAAAAGAAAAACTAGATCAACAAGAAGATAAAGTAGAAAATAAAGTACACATAAAACAAGGCGATAATAGTCTTTCTTCTTTAGACAATAAGATAGAAAGACTTGCTAAAAAAATAGAACTTAAACATCAACCAGGTAAAGGCGGTATTCCTCGACTTGGTGGCATTAAAAAAATTTCTTTTCTTGATTTAAAAGAAGATAATTTTATTTGGCCTGTAAACGGTAGAATTAGCTCAGGTTTTGGGTGGAGATTGGATCCTTTTACGGCCACTCGTGCATGGCACAGTGGAGTAGATATTGCTGTACCAATAGGAACAGAGGTTAGAGCTTGTATGTCTGGAAAAGTTGTGTTTGCAGGGGAAAAATCTGGATATGGTAATTTAGTAATTATAAAACATAAAAATGGTATAGCAAGTTACTATGCTCATAATTCTAAGTTGTTAGTGGAAAAAGGGCAGTTTGTTCGTTTTGGTCAAAAAATTGCTTTATCTGGAGATAGTGGAAGATCTACTGGTCCTCATTTGCATTTTGAACTTAGAAATGGGGATATAGCTTTAAACCCTTTGAAATTTAAAACTTTTTTACTAGCTAAAAAGGAATAA
- the proC gene encoding pyrroline-5-carboxylate reductase, with the protein MTKIGFIGTGNMGGAMLKGLSPLNKIELYAYDIDIKKIKNLSCSSKINICTNTLELAEKTDYIILAVKPYLVSSIIQEIKPKLRAQKCIISIAAGVNLNTLIQSCEKKCACIRVMPNTPALVGKGVFALCFDDPNLNKTQKNFIFDLFSHLGTSYILSENYFDAFTALIGSGPAFVFLILESFIQAGVTLGFTAEQSKEMIIKLFEGSLELTSYLSNKHLSELKDMVTSPGGTTVYGLNSMEFNGLKKAIIEGIIASYKRSKEL; encoded by the coding sequence ATGACCAAAATTGGTTTTATTGGCACAGGAAATATGGGGGGAGCAATGTTAAAAGGGCTTTCCCCCTTAAATAAAATAGAATTATATGCTTATGATATAGATATAAAAAAAATAAAAAATTTATCGTGTTCTTCTAAAATAAATATCTGTACAAATACTTTAGAATTAGCAGAAAAGACAGATTATATCATTTTAGCAGTTAAACCTTACTTAGTAAGCTCTATAATTCAAGAGATAAAACCAAAACTTCGTGCTCAAAAGTGTATTATTTCTATTGCTGCTGGAGTAAACCTAAATACCTTAATACAATCTTGTGAAAAAAAATGTGCTTGCATTAGAGTAATGCCAAATACTCCTGCCCTTGTAGGTAAAGGAGTATTTGCTCTTTGTTTTGACGATCCCAATCTTAATAAAACACAAAAAAACTTTATTTTTGATTTGTTTTCTCACTTAGGAACAAGCTATATTTTATCAGAAAATTATTTTGATGCTTTTACCGCACTTATTGGCTCTGGCCCTGCTTTTGTATTTTTAATTTTAGAAAGCTTTATTCAAGCTGGTGTTACTCTTGGGTTTACTGCAGAACAAAGTAAAGAAATGATTATTAAACTGTTTGAAGGTTCTTTAGAATTAACTAGTTATCTCTCAAATAAACACCTATCAGAACTTAAAGACATGGTTACTTCTCCTGGAGGGACAACAGTTTATGGATTAAATTCAATGGAATTTAATGGCCTAAAAAAAGCGATTATAGAGGGAATAATAGCTAGTTATAAGCGAAGCAAAGAGTTATAA
- the fliW gene encoding flagellar assembly protein FliW, producing the protein MGQIEVSSRLGKIIIDKSKIIYFPRGLIGFEGYHYFVLLQIKDKSPFLLLQSTENSRLGLIVADPFVFVPHFRFSLNKIEEKVLRISGRDEISVLATVNIPAGKPENTTLNLSGPIVINNKSKRGLQLAVIEAGLPSHVVISEFVQERT; encoded by the coding sequence ATGGGACAAATAGAAGTAAGTTCTAGATTAGGAAAGATAATTATAGATAAATCTAAAATTATCTATTTCCCTAGGGGATTAATAGGTTTTGAGGGATACCATTATTTTGTTTTGCTACAAATAAAGGATAAATCTCCTTTTTTATTATTACAGAGTACTGAAAATAGTAGACTAGGACTTATTGTAGCAGATCCATTTGTATTTGTTCCTCATTTTAGATTTTCTTTAAATAAAATAGAAGAAAAGGTTTTAAGAATTAGTGGAAGAGATGAAATTTCTGTTTTAGCAACAGTAAATATTCCTGCTGGAAAACCAGAAAATACTACTTTAAACCTTAGTGGACCAATTGTAATAAATAATAAAAGTAAAAGAGGATTACAACTTGCTGTTATAGAGGCTGGGTTGCCTTCTCATGTGGTTATTAGTGAATTTGTTCAGGAAAGAACATGA